In a genomic window of Magnolia sinica isolate HGM2019 chromosome 16, MsV1, whole genome shotgun sequence:
- the LOC131228790 gene encoding uncharacterized protein LOC131228790, with translation MLEEMKLSFTDDIMRSQLPPRFRMPQITPYFRAGDPTEHLESFRAWMELRSASSSVMCRAFSLTLSGEALKWYRQLKPKSIGSFTQLSKTFIMQFIGEKDKRKPTTHLLTVTQKEDELLKNYIIRFNEETVQVNNYSDQIALAPMILSLQEGKFLFSIGKNPPTILGDLLNQAQKYSNAKELFSLRNATRSVRNLAKDRKRKEESHPLSAARREGMTTRTKAHALIDNRRADSAPIPC, from the coding sequence ATGTTGGAGGAAATGAAACTGTCGTTTACTGATGACATCATGAGATCTCAACTTCCGCCGAGATTCCGGATGCCTCAGATCACTCCATACTTTAGAGCCGGAGATCCAACGGAACACCTCGAATCCTTTCGAGCATGGATGGAGCTGCGCAGCGCTTCAAGCTCAGTAATGTGTCGAGCTTTCTCCCTAACCTTATCAGGAGAGGCACTAAAATGGTATAGGCagctgaagccaaagtccatTGGCTCCTTCACACAGCTCAGTAAAACCTTCATCATGCAGTTTATTGGAGAAAAAGATAAAAGGAAGCCAACAACCCATCTCCTCACTGttacccaaaaggaggatgagctACTGAAAAACTACATTATccgcttcaatgaggagacaGTGCAAGTGAACAACTACTCTGACCAAATAGCTTTGGCCCCCATGATATTAAGCCTACAGGAGGGAAAGTTCCTCTTCTCAATTGGCAAGAACCCTCCGACCATCCTAGGTGATCTCCTTAACCAAGCGCAAAAGTACTCTAACGCTAAGGAACTCTTTAGCTTGCGGAATGCTACTCGGAGTGTCAGAAACTTGGCTAAGGACAGGAAGCGCAAGGAGGAAAGCCACCCACTGTCAGCAGCAAGAAGAGAAGGGATGACGACCCGAACAAAGGCTCACGCCCTAATCGACAACCGAAGAGCAGATTCCGCTCCTATACCCTGCTAA